One part of the Gossypium raimondii isolate GPD5lz chromosome 1, ASM2569854v1, whole genome shotgun sequence genome encodes these proteins:
- the LOC105786158 gene encoding sister chromatid cohesion protein PDS5 homolog B isoform X4, whose amino-acid sequence MEESTLQLISGIGAKLGQLARPNKDVLVKSLRQVVSALSQIEQPSVVEVAAKAQVLRKLEAATKPLRNSIVKHGLPNHTDKDVRLLGAICVSEFFRILAPQPPFADKHLRDIFKLIISIFSELADTTSAFFSRRVKILETVARCKCCVIMLDIGCDDLILEMFKTFFSVVRDHHQQSLINDVLSIMTHILNEEVSHLLMDVILGNLIQESKDATSAASQLAASVIQSCAEKLQPFVCGFLTSCSLDRDSVGSKLKEFYHEIVLKIFQCAPEMLNAIIPSLTQELMTDQVDVRIKAVNLIGKLLLRPEYRVAQRYHALYVEFLKRFADKSSEVRVTALQCAKACCLANPSGIESLELLPAIKDRLLDFDDKVRMQAVIVACDIARSNLKYTSHEFVSEFTERLRDKKISVRKKTLQKVMEVYRDYCNKCAEGHITICDRFEQIPCKVLMLCYDKDCKEFRSQNIELVIVEDLFPILLPVEERTRHWIHLFSLFSPSHVKALSAILSQKKRLQTEMRNYLVLRRKEKEINSEDMQKKLRSSFVKMSASFPDPSKAEECFDKLSQMKDNKIFSSLGQLLDEVTLTSAMAIRDKLLKVIGNKHPHYEFLQLLCSKCLFNIFDSEHVSCILNLISSGGLESYHLEAFSIELLLVIISNFPSLMRGSELELCLLFEEKYLIHDKIIQVLVKAGPHISVKFSDFYPVLKKICLEGTRPQSKYAVSAIASLIDVSEPYVFSELCEELVNSLHHGRNTATVLQSLGCIAQYSVSTFENHDKEITQYVYKKILQAKSLDDPSVIEDSSGCTTCKLKIYGLKMLVKSFLPHRGSQISRPINSLLGTLLKMLQKEDVLDDIISCAGDRDYIRLAAAKSVLQLSRRWDLHISPDIFCPTILMGKDDSSSVRLSFLDKTYKLLKERVIPIRYACAFTLATADGFKDRQHSFKYMVEFIKEYNREAQKRRTSMVQGGSIVDYPAYLVVFLIHLLAHDEGFPPEGCQDEAIYAQFCGPLLFFLHTSISSNNVDDDMDIVNVAAFYLYYIFRAIKRAKDAVDLQRTPRLHFLADVGISGVNSFYQKGISSLPRPEKILLPSSLYKITPMKNEEANWKSFTHTFVERVVHIFKSQISLPVGSVRKRGRKCHEDDSFILVSHKHEDFSTRGADQVHKKSTRQGVNLGCRGRCAVSPDALGSVGSHNKDSNEQEYGASNSSESALEKGRSFSSHSFTQKPSQMESKVSTHKVERCSTSDGNVAADKNHTAGASNNCRESGTRNEVLIGQRIKVWSTFDSCFYSGTVDDFNPENNTHKITCDSGEVEILCLDSESWETISNCSLMERVQPSDKQNTLHLRQWQECKTKLNMEDCKVPCREKKKKERSKNSSSVSKVMNIDEDAVARRTRSRKV is encoded by the exons ATGGAAGAGTCCACATTGCAACTCATCTCTGGAATCGGCGCCAAACTCGGCCAACTCGCTCGCCCTAACAAAGATGTCCTCGTCAAATCTCTTCGT CAAGTTGTGAGCGCATTGTCACAAATAGAGCAGCCTTCTGTGGTAGAAGTTGCTGCAAAGGCACAAGTGTTGCGAAAACTAGAGGCAGCCACAAAGCCATTGAGGAATTCTATTGTTAAGCACGGTCTACCTAACCATACTGATAAAGATGTTAGACTTTTGGGGGCCATCTGTGTCAGTGAGTTTTTTCGGATCCTGGCACCCCAACCACCCTTTGCAGATAAACATCTTAGg GACATTTTTAAACTCATTATCAGTATTTTCTCGGAGCTTGCTGATACTACAAGTGCATTCTTCTCAAGGAGGGTTAAAATATTGGAGACTGTTGCTCGATGTAAATGTTGTGTGATAATGCTGGATATTGGTTGCGATGATTTGATTCTTGAAATGTTTAAGACTTTCTTCTCTGTTGTGAG AGATCACCATCAACAGAGTTTAATCAATGATGTCTTGTCTATAATGACTCATATCCTAAATGAGGAAGTATCCCACCTGCTTATGGATGTAATTTTGGGAAATCTTATACAGGAGAGTAAG GATGCCACTTCCGCAGCTTCTCAGCTTGCTGCCTCTGTTATCCAAAGTTGCGCAGAAAAGCTTCAGCCATTTGTTTGTGGGTTTTTGACATCTTGCTCCTTGGATAGAGATTCTGTAGGTAGCAAACTCAAAGAATTCTACCatgaaattgtgttaaaaatcTTTCAGTGTGCTCCTGAGATGCTTAATGCTATCATCCCTAGTTTGACCCAAGAATTAATG ACTGATCAAGTTGATGTTCGAATAAAAGCTgttaatttaattggaaaacTTCTATTACGTCCCGAATACCGTGTTGCACAAAGATACCATGCTCTTTATgtagaatttttgaaaagatttgCTGATAAATCTTCCGAAGTTAGAGTTACTGCTCTACAATGTGCTAAAGCTTGTTGCTTGGCCAATCCCTCAGGGATAGAATCTCTTGAACTTCTCC CTGCCATTAAAGATAGACTTCTGGACTTTGATGATAAAGTGAGAATGCAGGCAGTGATTGTTGCCTGTGATATTGCTAGGTCTAACCTTAAATATACTTCACATGAATTCGTATCTGAGTTTACAGAGAGACTTAGGGATAAGAAG ATTTCTGTTAGAAAGAAAACCTTGCAGAAAGTGATGGAAGTATATCGAGATTATTGTAACAAGTGTGCAGAAGGGCACATCACAATATGTGATCGCTTTGAGCAGATTCCTTGCAAAGTGTTGATGCTCTGCTACGATAAAGATTGCAAAGAATTTAG GTCCCAAAACATCGAACTTGTTATTGTGGAGGATTTGTTTCCTATTCTCCTTCCTGTCGAAGAGAGGACAAGGCACTGGATCCACTTGTTTTCTCTTTTCAGCCCTTCGCATGTGAAGGCCCTCAGTGCCATTTTATCTCAGAAAAAGag GTTGCAAACTGAAATGCGGAATTATTTGGTCCTACGACGGAAAGAGAAG GAGATTAATTCAGAGGATATGCAGAAGAAGTTGAGAAGCTCTTTTGTGAAAATGTCAGCTTCATTCCCAGATCCATCCAAAGCTGAAGAGTGCTTTGATAAGTTGAGTCAAATGAAGGacaacaaaattttctcttcactGGGTCAGTTATTGGATGAAGTGACACTTACAAGTGCCATGGCCATAAGA GATAAACTCCTTAAAGTGATAGGGAATAAACATCCACACTATGAGTTTTTGCAGTTGCTCTGCTCGAAATGCTtgtttaatatatttgactCCGAGCATGTCAGTTGCATTCTCAATCTTATCTCCAGTGGTGGCTTGGAAAGCTATCATTTGGAAGCCTTTTCTATTGAGCTACTTCTG GTTATCATCAGCAATTTCCCTTCACTCATGAGGGGTTCAGAACTTGAGTTATGCCTGTTGTTTGAAGAGAAGTATCTGATTCATGATAAGATCATTCAAGTTTTAGTGAAAGCAGGACCTCATATCTCTGTTAAATTTAG TGATTTTTACCCTGTTTTGAAGAAGATCTGTCTTGAGGGAACTCGCCCTCAGTCGAAATATGCTGTTTCCGCAATTGCTTCACTAATAGATGTATCTGAGCCTTACGTTTTCTCAGAATTATGTGAG GAACTTGTGAATTCTCTACATCATGGGCGGAATACGGCAACGGTTTTGCAGTCATTGGGCTGTATAGCCCAATATTCTGtttcaacttttgaaaatcaCGATAAAGAAATCACGCAATATGTGTATAAAAAGATTTTGCAG GCAAAGTCATTGGATGATCCTTCAGTCATTGAGGATAGCTCCGGTTGTACTACTTGCAAATTAAAG ATTTATGGGCTTAAGATGCTTGTCAAGAGTTTTTTGCCCCATCGAGGGTCTCAGATCAGTAGACCAATTAATTCATTGTTGGGCACTTTGTTGAAGATGCTTCAGAAAGAGGATGTGCTTGATGATATCATCTCATG TGCAGGTGATAGGGATTATATAAGATTGGCTGCTGCAAAATCTGTTCTCCAACTTTCTAGAAGATGGGACCTACATATATCTCCAGATATCTTTTGCCCCACAATTTTGATGGGAAAG GATGATTCTTCTTCTGTCAGGTTATCATTTCTGGATAAAACGTACAAGCTGTTGAAGGAACGAGTTATACCTATAAGATATGCTTGTGCTTTTACTCTGGCTACTGCTGATGGCTTCAAGGATCGACAGCAT TCATTCAAATACATGGTGGAGTTTATCAAGGAATACAATAGAGAAGCTCAAAAACGCCGAACATCCATGGTGCAGGGAGGGTCAATTGTAGACTACCCAGCATATTTGGTGGTATTCTTGATCCATCTGCTTGCGCATGATGAAGGCTTCCCACCTGAGGGTTGTCAGGATGAAGCAATCTATGCTCAATTTTGCGG TCCACTTCTTTTCTTCTTACACACATCAATCAGCTCTAATAACGTTGATGATGATATGGATATTGTTAACGTTGCTGCTTtctatttgtattatatatttcgTGCTATTAAGAGAGCAAAGGATGCTGTTGATCTTCAGAGAACACCT AGGTTGCACTTTCTTGCTGATGTTGGAATTTCTGGTGTAAATTCATTTTATCAGAAAGGCATCTCCTCTTTACCCAGACCAGAAAAGATTTTGCTTCCATCATCACTCTATAAAATAACTCCTATGAAAAATGAAGAG GCTAATTGGAAATCTTTTACTCATACTTTTGTTGAGAGGGTCGTTCACATTTTCAAGTCTCAAATCTCTCTG CCAGTTGGCTCTGTTCGTAAACGTGGTCGCAAGTGTCATGAGGATGACAGTTTTATCTTGGTTTCACATAAGCATGAAGATTTTTCAACTCGTGGGGCAGATCAAGTGCATAAGAAATCTACAAGGCAGGGTGTCAATTTGGGATGTAGGGGAAGGTGTGCTGTTTCTCCAGATGCACTGGGATCTGTTGGGTCACACAACAAGGATTCTAATGAGCAGGAATATGGTGCATCTAACAGTTCGGAATCAGCTTTGGAAAAAGGGAGGTCCTTTTCTTCACATTCTTTCACTCAAAAACCTTCTCAGATGGAATCAAAAGTTTCAACTCATAAAGTTGAAAGATGTAGCACATCAGACGGAAATGTTGCTGCAGATAAAAACCACACTGCTGGGGCTTCCAATAATTGCAGG GAATCGGGTACCAGAAATGAGGTATTAATTGGGCAGCGGATCAAAGTATGGTCTACCTTTGATAGCTG tTTCTATTCGGGCACCGTGGATGACTTCAACCCAGAAAACAACACTCACAAG ATTACATGTGATAGTGGGGAAGTTGAAATATTATGCTTGGACAGTGAGAGCTGGGAGACGATAAGTAACTGTTCTTTGATGGAGAGG GTTCAACCATCAGATAAGCAAAACACCTTGCATTTGCGGCAATG GCAAGAGtgtaagacaaaattaaatatggagGATTGTAAGGTTCCTTGCAGAG agaagaaaaagaaagagagatcCAAAAATTCATCATCAGTATCAAAAGTTATGAATATAGATGAAGATGCT GTTGCAAGAAGAACACGGAGTAGGAAAGTATAA
- the LOC105786158 gene encoding sister chromatid cohesion protein PDS5 homolog B isoform X3 yields MEESTLQLISGIGAKLGQLARPNKDVLVKSLRQVVSALSQIEQPSVVEVAAKAQVLRKLEAATKPLRNSIVKHGLPNHTDKDVRLLGAICVSEFFRILAPQPPFADKHLRDIFKLIISIFSELADTTSAFFSRRVKILETVARCKCCVIMLDIGCDDLILEMFKTFFSVVRDHHQQSLINDVLSIMTHILNEEVSHLLMDVILGNLIQESKDATSAASQLAASVIQSCAEKLQPFVCGFLTSCSLDRDSVGSKLKEFYHEIVLKIFQCAPEMLNAIIPSLTQELMTDQVDVRIKAVNLIGKLLLRPEYRVAQRYHALYVEFLKRFADKSSEVRVTALQCAKACCLANPSGIESLELLPAIKDRLLDFDDKVRMQAVIVACDIARSNLKYTSHEFVSEFTERLRDKKISVRKKTLQKVMEVYRDYCNKCAEGHITICDRFEQIPCKVLMLCYDKDCKEFRSQNIELVIVEDLFPILLPVEERTRHWIHLFSLFSPSHVKALSAILSQKKRLQTEMRNYLVLRRKEKEINSEDMQKKLRSSFVKMSASFPDPSKAEECFDKLSQMKDNKIFSSLGQLLDEVTLTSAMAIRDKLLKVIGNKHPHYEFLQLLCSKCLFNIFDSEHVSCILNLISSGGLESYHLEAFSIELLLVIISNFPSLMRGSELELCLLFEEKYLIHDKIIQVLVKAGPHISVKFSDFYPVLKKICLEGTRPQSKYAVSAIASLIDVSEPYVFSELCEELVNSLHHGRNTATVLQSLGCIAQYSVSTFENHDKEITQYVYKKILQAKSLDDPSVIEDSSGCTTCKLKIYGLKMLVKSFLPHRGSQISRPINSLLGTLLKMLQKEDVLDDIISCAGDRDYIRLAAAKSVLQLSRRWDLHISPDIFCPTILMGKDDSSSVRLSFLDKTYKLLKERVIPIRYACAFTLATADGFKDRQHSFKYMVEFIKEYNREAQKRRTSMVQGGSIVDYPAYLVVFLIHLLAHDEGFPPEGCQDEAIYAQFCGPLLFFLHTSISSNNVDDDMDIVNVAAFYLYYIFRAIKRAKDAVDLQRTPRLHFLADVGISGVNSFYQKGISSLPRPEKILLPSSLYKITPMKNEEANWKSFTHTFVERVVHIFKSQISLPVGSVRKRGRKCHEDDSFILVSHKHEDFSTRGADQVHKKSTRQGVNLGCRGRCAVSPDALGSVGSHNKDSNEQEYGASNSSESALEKGRSFSSHSFTQKPSQMESKVSTHKVERCSTSDGNVAADKNHTAGASNNCRESGTRNEVLIGQRIKVWSTFDSCFYSGTVDDFNPENNTHKITCDSGEVEILCLDSESWETISNCSLMEREVQPSDKQNTLHLRQWQECKTKLNMEDCKVPCREKKKKERSKNSSSVSKVMNIDEDAVARRTRSRKV; encoded by the exons ATGGAAGAGTCCACATTGCAACTCATCTCTGGAATCGGCGCCAAACTCGGCCAACTCGCTCGCCCTAACAAAGATGTCCTCGTCAAATCTCTTCGT CAAGTTGTGAGCGCATTGTCACAAATAGAGCAGCCTTCTGTGGTAGAAGTTGCTGCAAAGGCACAAGTGTTGCGAAAACTAGAGGCAGCCACAAAGCCATTGAGGAATTCTATTGTTAAGCACGGTCTACCTAACCATACTGATAAAGATGTTAGACTTTTGGGGGCCATCTGTGTCAGTGAGTTTTTTCGGATCCTGGCACCCCAACCACCCTTTGCAGATAAACATCTTAGg GACATTTTTAAACTCATTATCAGTATTTTCTCGGAGCTTGCTGATACTACAAGTGCATTCTTCTCAAGGAGGGTTAAAATATTGGAGACTGTTGCTCGATGTAAATGTTGTGTGATAATGCTGGATATTGGTTGCGATGATTTGATTCTTGAAATGTTTAAGACTTTCTTCTCTGTTGTGAG AGATCACCATCAACAGAGTTTAATCAATGATGTCTTGTCTATAATGACTCATATCCTAAATGAGGAAGTATCCCACCTGCTTATGGATGTAATTTTGGGAAATCTTATACAGGAGAGTAAG GATGCCACTTCCGCAGCTTCTCAGCTTGCTGCCTCTGTTATCCAAAGTTGCGCAGAAAAGCTTCAGCCATTTGTTTGTGGGTTTTTGACATCTTGCTCCTTGGATAGAGATTCTGTAGGTAGCAAACTCAAAGAATTCTACCatgaaattgtgttaaaaatcTTTCAGTGTGCTCCTGAGATGCTTAATGCTATCATCCCTAGTTTGACCCAAGAATTAATG ACTGATCAAGTTGATGTTCGAATAAAAGCTgttaatttaattggaaaacTTCTATTACGTCCCGAATACCGTGTTGCACAAAGATACCATGCTCTTTATgtagaatttttgaaaagatttgCTGATAAATCTTCCGAAGTTAGAGTTACTGCTCTACAATGTGCTAAAGCTTGTTGCTTGGCCAATCCCTCAGGGATAGAATCTCTTGAACTTCTCC CTGCCATTAAAGATAGACTTCTGGACTTTGATGATAAAGTGAGAATGCAGGCAGTGATTGTTGCCTGTGATATTGCTAGGTCTAACCTTAAATATACTTCACATGAATTCGTATCTGAGTTTACAGAGAGACTTAGGGATAAGAAG ATTTCTGTTAGAAAGAAAACCTTGCAGAAAGTGATGGAAGTATATCGAGATTATTGTAACAAGTGTGCAGAAGGGCACATCACAATATGTGATCGCTTTGAGCAGATTCCTTGCAAAGTGTTGATGCTCTGCTACGATAAAGATTGCAAAGAATTTAG GTCCCAAAACATCGAACTTGTTATTGTGGAGGATTTGTTTCCTATTCTCCTTCCTGTCGAAGAGAGGACAAGGCACTGGATCCACTTGTTTTCTCTTTTCAGCCCTTCGCATGTGAAGGCCCTCAGTGCCATTTTATCTCAGAAAAAGag GTTGCAAACTGAAATGCGGAATTATTTGGTCCTACGACGGAAAGAGAAG GAGATTAATTCAGAGGATATGCAGAAGAAGTTGAGAAGCTCTTTTGTGAAAATGTCAGCTTCATTCCCAGATCCATCCAAAGCTGAAGAGTGCTTTGATAAGTTGAGTCAAATGAAGGacaacaaaattttctcttcactGGGTCAGTTATTGGATGAAGTGACACTTACAAGTGCCATGGCCATAAGA GATAAACTCCTTAAAGTGATAGGGAATAAACATCCACACTATGAGTTTTTGCAGTTGCTCTGCTCGAAATGCTtgtttaatatatttgactCCGAGCATGTCAGTTGCATTCTCAATCTTATCTCCAGTGGTGGCTTGGAAAGCTATCATTTGGAAGCCTTTTCTATTGAGCTACTTCTG GTTATCATCAGCAATTTCCCTTCACTCATGAGGGGTTCAGAACTTGAGTTATGCCTGTTGTTTGAAGAGAAGTATCTGATTCATGATAAGATCATTCAAGTTTTAGTGAAAGCAGGACCTCATATCTCTGTTAAATTTAG TGATTTTTACCCTGTTTTGAAGAAGATCTGTCTTGAGGGAACTCGCCCTCAGTCGAAATATGCTGTTTCCGCAATTGCTTCACTAATAGATGTATCTGAGCCTTACGTTTTCTCAGAATTATGTGAG GAACTTGTGAATTCTCTACATCATGGGCGGAATACGGCAACGGTTTTGCAGTCATTGGGCTGTATAGCCCAATATTCTGtttcaacttttgaaaatcaCGATAAAGAAATCACGCAATATGTGTATAAAAAGATTTTGCAG GCAAAGTCATTGGATGATCCTTCAGTCATTGAGGATAGCTCCGGTTGTACTACTTGCAAATTAAAG ATTTATGGGCTTAAGATGCTTGTCAAGAGTTTTTTGCCCCATCGAGGGTCTCAGATCAGTAGACCAATTAATTCATTGTTGGGCACTTTGTTGAAGATGCTTCAGAAAGAGGATGTGCTTGATGATATCATCTCATG TGCAGGTGATAGGGATTATATAAGATTGGCTGCTGCAAAATCTGTTCTCCAACTTTCTAGAAGATGGGACCTACATATATCTCCAGATATCTTTTGCCCCACAATTTTGATGGGAAAG GATGATTCTTCTTCTGTCAGGTTATCATTTCTGGATAAAACGTACAAGCTGTTGAAGGAACGAGTTATACCTATAAGATATGCTTGTGCTTTTACTCTGGCTACTGCTGATGGCTTCAAGGATCGACAGCAT TCATTCAAATACATGGTGGAGTTTATCAAGGAATACAATAGAGAAGCTCAAAAACGCCGAACATCCATGGTGCAGGGAGGGTCAATTGTAGACTACCCAGCATATTTGGTGGTATTCTTGATCCATCTGCTTGCGCATGATGAAGGCTTCCCACCTGAGGGTTGTCAGGATGAAGCAATCTATGCTCAATTTTGCGG TCCACTTCTTTTCTTCTTACACACATCAATCAGCTCTAATAACGTTGATGATGATATGGATATTGTTAACGTTGCTGCTTtctatttgtattatatatttcgTGCTATTAAGAGAGCAAAGGATGCTGTTGATCTTCAGAGAACACCT AGGTTGCACTTTCTTGCTGATGTTGGAATTTCTGGTGTAAATTCATTTTATCAGAAAGGCATCTCCTCTTTACCCAGACCAGAAAAGATTTTGCTTCCATCATCACTCTATAAAATAACTCCTATGAAAAATGAAGAG GCTAATTGGAAATCTTTTACTCATACTTTTGTTGAGAGGGTCGTTCACATTTTCAAGTCTCAAATCTCTCTG CCAGTTGGCTCTGTTCGTAAACGTGGTCGCAAGTGTCATGAGGATGACAGTTTTATCTTGGTTTCACATAAGCATGAAGATTTTTCAACTCGTGGGGCAGATCAAGTGCATAAGAAATCTACAAGGCAGGGTGTCAATTTGGGATGTAGGGGAAGGTGTGCTGTTTCTCCAGATGCACTGGGATCTGTTGGGTCACACAACAAGGATTCTAATGAGCAGGAATATGGTGCATCTAACAGTTCGGAATCAGCTTTGGAAAAAGGGAGGTCCTTTTCTTCACATTCTTTCACTCAAAAACCTTCTCAGATGGAATCAAAAGTTTCAACTCATAAAGTTGAAAGATGTAGCACATCAGACGGAAATGTTGCTGCAGATAAAAACCACACTGCTGGGGCTTCCAATAATTGCAGG GAATCGGGTACCAGAAATGAGGTATTAATTGGGCAGCGGATCAAAGTATGGTCTACCTTTGATAGCTG tTTCTATTCGGGCACCGTGGATGACTTCAACCCAGAAAACAACACTCACAAG ATTACATGTGATAGTGGGGAAGTTGAAATATTATGCTTGGACAGTGAGAGCTGGGAGACGATAAGTAACTGTTCTTTGATGGAGAGG GAGGTTCAACCATCAGATAAGCAAAACACCTTGCATTTGCGGCAATG GCAAGAGtgtaagacaaaattaaatatggagGATTGTAAGGTTCCTTGCAGAG agaagaaaaagaaagagagatcCAAAAATTCATCATCAGTATCAAAAGTTATGAATATAGATGAAGATGCT GTTGCAAGAAGAACACGGAGTAGGAAAGTATAA